In Drosophila pseudoobscura strain MV-25-SWS-2005 chromosome 4, UCI_Dpse_MV25, whole genome shotgun sequence, the following proteins share a genomic window:
- the LOC6902632 gene encoding uncharacterized protein isoform X7, whose amino-acid sequence MATSTLQSPAASPSPSSTPSSVKNPQLKRVVYSKYRELLGSYNDKANAIIDTLPAYMVRQDRGFQLSELPLTADTKNCMESSYGQRGAGGGGSGGGGYEAPACVQNAMMTKDKKPFTYTPGGIDLSQIRSERMAKRLARNAQSEGATGAAQQNRPAQPQSPGGAPNAANAMGAAAMGMPFQVLPPPPPPPQPQTQGPKSFDNSSNNNCNSYSPYTPTQPQQPKTPPMQQQQQQQQAYQQQQYPTPPATPLQYQQEQQSPRQEFRSVAMPTSPAVSVYTRQTESPRSPFERQTESPRSPFEQQRSPAANSPLANAPQQQQQQQQQQQQQQQQQQQQQQQAAQSVPWRTQRAQPAPQQQQAPQHPQPIYNNVQQQQQQQQQQQQQQQQQQQQRSRDVFSPGRIETSAATNFNAQPLQQQNFGQQQTQYPGAAKPTNVGSLYIAPLAQPTEPQAQRILLQQQQQTPSRDSPMRQLPQQQQQQLQQQQQQQPQQPQSNQPLRWLSSQPASKEQAPWARPEENGNVLPSTLRQTTPAPQSQPQQPPQSQTSFYQPQLVQGNGYGPTAGPVSAPSAAIGQQNFGSHPQAGGLRLQINLNTNGSNNNTTQSGPRERIIPITLEQTPTYAAAQPNFGAPGGHIIRSANQFVDQGYNNYPAQSSHPHTQWREPSSQRVLSPNLQAPPTGNGISSSNGNANGARIIPISIEGGRGGPVSQSPVLLQNGNYNVYVHQCPLEAEILYRKNRLSDPRSPPIQSKSFRILQKITDTVDDGSGGEPPRQESPLQQPASLDEAGVPQLQRPQFARQMSAQQARNSPTIEQMRRLQLAQDQQQSGTPLAWSPQGNGVLAQNRFTPQRYDTPQQQSQQYVPPSEQQVPEPKKYTGSAIPSRSFKILQAMTTPENAEHKIHTELDSDLENVELNEIPNNNNYNQNTENTENTQNNNHNQHNNEINSKTNKRHSYTSSTPTPTPTTDHTQATYSSNSSLSSADSSCPPRSQSVPPHYPYAYGYPYPWYMPPPPGDAAPMAPSHWPYPYPYPPPPPPPHHAVEGKPADVYPPYSYYYPYPYPPTMPPYGQPPSGGDAQPPAGYPPFHAMPPYGHPYPYPVAPSYSQSSNDESRASSVLPDIIITPSTDDMPSQVIMQHHIKVEPRDSPKRAHSVEIEELVSRPKTRNICTSKHEVIDMLSQRLANINKIAGGNTHANLSKQLQKDYAGEQSKELGARSPSENASIDDSDSEEETSDDEDEEEDTPKHASRPAPLQAIKSVTNVQVYKGKALDQHLDSESSDNEDDDDEDEDVTTADEMFDEEEQVEEEQEALIEEIDDDYVVEEDLSVIYEEESELERSSEYAKTVIRRDDSRSTLVDDIEKQIEDNDNDDDDESNSVTVRLPLRFSFSRSSNDEKIATVQVGNTTQIEEKRQSIVNSAESKRSSFSVAKVESADEDEDDDCEVSVTISLSNSSRSNSVEKYRPTEAYSVEEMATPLKGSKEDVSASFSLGMRNKLLGETIANDVTNNISRAKAEPEPQAKTVEETVNAPTEDFDFFATLMATKMQAQKMMEQSKNFWKTTNTEPAPLEPKVKATDTPQLRAKENSAEPKPARPKSADMSKAQASLEAAKNSFWSTFATASQEQEQPAPPMENQEGMDFWGSIDKKKKIESGEKQWTKNKKTVTYTPLKKETATRVEHWTTTLRAHVESMPLAQKAEVHFVVEEKPMEIEKTKEQEQNEDFSASEDQSRAAYKEDLENELTFEAEMDNWNGQQDEQQDEEDADFWADNKSTASSNEDEKASGRFAYDPTKYPEEPREVDTDEEIDFWAEIEAKRKPDDDDDVTFHRSATFWARKERQNSVEETPYKPVEIKAFRAKLPDEPAVAIDVWATLEAARGTEPEIVDPVVEEEKVLAEQYEELHHDTPEEEEKEETQDQPVDEVPESNLHMVDTMSLASMHEPATVYTWAAPLEESYEDVGEPDFWADIEEDRAKKEQGEEVEQKRHNYRKAMAFFNTSIDGQQSPPQPSTSPTPNRHSVILEAEESQDLDLGPPGEYEIVGEDGAIMEEHKPQTAEADEEERGAPTPTNFEPHLPELYVEPEPEMKRLANGLPDLDVDKFSEAPKISVRDRISAFEVSSDQDAPSSKALTIQSLSVDSGHGKGTLSRNSSTQRSESEIEEDDSGVTDMNRQLSETDTESESFPELRKMTSYQRAATHSRLFKLLQDENDLPEAAAQADEFQLKPSRRKIVHNVSITRRQNPNALGEAESMTQRRERLSLPLRKNTSIDADNPSTPNSPASPIMGPSAKNQRVVSDKLVNELVQSLLLKSDSTHLRNLPMERLQAAAKRALVEEMDSAQENSSLDSTPAPTPKQDKEYADYYNSWCDASGSGEEVVPSKAFRALQDPRRSPWTVRCPRVLSSKTINRDLARVTESPEIASGRGSKSPECFRQQSQSRERSVSSWRRV is encoded by the exons CTATGGACAACGcggggcaggaggaggcggctcAGGAGGTGGAGGCTACGAGGCCCCGGCCTGCGTACAGAATGCGATGATGACAAAAGACAAGAAGCCGTTCACCTACACCCCAGGCGGCATAGATCTCTCCCAGATCCGGTCGGAGCGCATGGCCAAACGGTTGGCGCGCAACGCCCAGTCGGAGGGTGCCACAGGAGCCGCCCAACAAAACAGACCCGCCCAGCCACAATCGCCAGGGGGAGCCCCCAATGCGGCCAACGCGATGGGCGCAGCTGCCATGGGGATGCCTTTCCAggtgctgccgccgccgccaccgccaccgcaaCCACAGACACAGG GTCCAAAATCGTttgacaacagcagcaacaacaactgcaacagctATAGCCCCTACACACCCACTCAGCCACAGCAACCCAAGACCCCAcccatgcaacagcagcagcagcaacagcaagcgtatcagcagcagcagtatccTACGCCGCCTGCCACTCCGCTGCAGtatcagcaggagcagcagtcgCCGCGTCAGGAGTTCCGCAGTGTGGCCATGCCCACATCGCCAGCTGTCAGCGTCTACACACGTCAGACGGAAAGTCCTCGCTCTCCCTTCGAGCGTCAGACGGAGAGTCCCCGCTCGCCCTTTGAGCAGCAACGATCACCAGCAGCCAACTCTCCCCTGGCTAATGcaccgcaacaacaacagcagcaacagcagcagcaacagcagcagcaacaacagcagcaacagcagcagcaacaggcagccCAATCCGTGCCGTGGCGTACACAGCGTGCTCAGCCTgccccacagcagcagcaggccccaCAGCATCCACAGCCCATCTACAACAatgtacagcagcagcagcagcagcagcagcaacagcaacagcaacagcaacagcaacagcaacaaagatCTCGCGATGTCTTCAGCCCAGGACGGATTGAGACATCAGCAGCAACCAATTTCAATGCACAGCCGCTGCAGCAACAGAACTTTGGCCAGCAACAAACACAATATCCAGGAGCAGCAAAGCCG ACCAACGTTGGATCGCTCTACATTGCTCCCCTGGCTCAGCCCACAGAGCCCCAGGCACAGCGCATTCtgctccagcaacagcagcaaacaccGTCCCGCGACTCGCCCATGCGTCAGttgccacaacagcagcaacagcaactacaacagcagcagcagcagcaaccacagcAACCGCAGAGCAACCAACCGCTGCGTTGGCTCAGCTCTCAGCCAGCAAGCAAGGAACAGGCACCCTGGGCTCGTCCCGAGGAAAATGGCAATGTACTGCCCTCGACCTTGAGGCAGACCACGCCGgcgccccagtcccagccacagcagccgccACAGTCTCAGACATCTTTCTACCAGCCACAATTGGTACAAGGCAATGGCTATGGCCCCACTGCGGGTCCTGTTTCGGCTCCGTCTGCAGCAATCGGTCAGCAGAACTTTGGATCGCATCCTCAGGCAGGGGGACTGCGCTTGCAGATCAACTTGAACACGAAtggcagcaacaataataCCACTCAAAGCGGTCCAAGG GAGCGCATCATACCCATAACACTGGAGCAGACCCCAACCTATGCCGCTGCACAACCCAACTTTGGTG CGCCTGGTGGGCACATAATACGCTCAGCTAATCAATTTGTCGATCAAGGTTACAACAATTATCCAGCCCAGTCCAGCCACCCGCACACGCAGTGGCGTGAGCCCAGCTCCCAGCGTGTCCTGTCGCCCAACCTCCAGGCTCCTCCAACGGGCAACgggatcagcagcagcaacgggaATGCCAATGGAGCGCGGATTATACCCATTTCGATTGAGGGCGGACGGGGGGGACCCGTCTCCCAGTCTCCAGTGCTGCTTCAAAA TGGCAATTACAATGTGTATGTGCACCAGTGTCCGCTCGAGGCGGAGATACTCTACAGAAAGAATCGTCTCAG CGATCCGCGCTCACCGCCCATCCAATCGAAATCGTTTAGAATATTGCAAAAGATAACCGACACGGTGGACGATGGCAGCGGTGGAGAGCCCCCGCGCCAAGAGTCCCCGCTGCAGCAGCCAGCGTCCCTGGACGAGGCCGGGGTGCCGCAGTTGCAGCGGCCCCAGTTCGCGCGCCAGATGAGCGCCCAGCAGGCACGCAATAGTCCGACCATTGAGCAGATGAGGCGCCTGCAACTGGCCCAGGATCAGCAGCAGTCGGGTACGCCTTTAGCTTGGTCCCCGCAAG GTAACGGAGTCTTGGCCCAGAATCGCTTTACGCCCCAACGTTATG ATACACCCCAACAACAATCACAGCAATATGTGCCGCCCAGTGAACAGCAGGTGCCGGAACCGAAGAAATATACCGGCAGTGCTATACCCAGTCGATCATTCAAAATCCTACAGGCAATGACAACACCCGAAAATGCCG AACATAAAATTCACACCGAGCTGGACTCGGATTTGGAAAATGTTGAATTGAACGAAATcccaaataataataactataatcaaaatactgaaaatactgaaaatactcaaaataataatcataatcagCATAACAATGAGATTAACAGTAAAACCAATAAACGTCACAGTTACACATCAtccacacccacccccacacccaccacaGACCACACCCAGGCCACATATTCATCCAATTCATCCCTCAGCTCAGCCGACAGCTCGTGTCCCCCGCGCTCTCAGTCAGTGCCTCCACACTATCCCTATGCCTATGGCTATCCGTATCCCTGGTATATGCCACCGCCCCCTGGAGACGCAGCTCCAATGGCCCCATCCCATTGGCCGTATCCTTATCCCTAtcccccaccaccgccgccgccgcatcATGCGGTGGAGGGAAAGCCAGCCGATGTATATCCGCCCTACTCGTACTACTATCCGTACCCGTATCCGCCCACAATGCCGCCCTACGGACAGCCACCAAGTGGCGGCGATGCTCAGCCTCCGGCTGGGTATCCACCGTTCCATGCCATGCCTCCCTACGGTCATCCGTATCCCTACCCAGTAGCCCCCAGCTACAGTCAGAGCTCCAACGATGAGAGTCGCGCCAGCAGCGTGCTCCCGGACATCATCATCACGCCCAGCACCGATGACATGCCCTCACAGGTGATCATGCAGCATCACATCAAGGTGGAGCCTCGCGATTCGCCCAAGCGGGCCCACTCTGTGGAGATCGAGGAGCTGGTGAGCAGGCCCAAGACCCGGAATATCTGCACCAGCAAGCACGAGGTCATCGATATGCTCAGCCAGCGTCTGGCCAACATTAACAAGATTGCCGGCGGCAACACCCATGCGAATCTCTCCAAGCAGCTCCAGAAGGACTATGCGGGCGAGCAGTCCAAGGAACTCGGAGCGAGATCTCCCAGCGAGAACGCTTCGATAGATGACAGCGATTCTGAGGAAGAGACCAGCGATgatgaggacgaggaggaggatacTCCAAAGCACGCAAGTCGACCAGCTCCTTTGCAGGCAATCAAGTCAGTGACCAACGTGCAGGTCTACAAAGGCAAAGCATTGGATCAGCATTTGGACTCGGAGAGCAGCGATaatgaggatgatgatgatgaggatgaggatgtgACCACAGCGGATGAGATGTTTGACGAAGAAGAACAGGTCGAGGAAGAGCAGGAGGCTCTCATTGAAGAAATCGATGATGATTATGTGGTCGAAGAAGACCTGAGCGTCATATACGAGGAGGAAAGTGAGCTGGAACGCAGTAGTGAATATGCCAAGACTGTCATCCGAAGGGACGATTCCAGGTCTACCCTTGTGGACGACATAGAGAAGCAAATAGAGGATAAcgacaatgatgatgatgacgagtCCAACTCGGTAACCGTTCGCCTGCCGTTGCGTTTCTCCTTCAGTCGCAGCTCCAACGATGAGAAAATAGCCACCGTCCAGGTTGGCAATACCACCCAAATCGAAGAGAAGCGCCAGAGCATCGTCAATAGTGCGGAGAGCAAGCGCAGCTCCTTCAGTGTGGCAAAAGTAGAGAGCGCagatgaggacgaggacgacgactgTGAGGTGAGTGTAACCATAAGTCTGTCCAACTCATCGCGCTCCAACTCGGTGGAAAAGTACAGACCTACAGAGGCCTATTCCGTTGAAGAGATGGCCACACCTCTCAAGGGCAGCAAGGAAGACGTATCCGCCTCTTTCTCCCTGGGCATGCGCAACAAGCTCTTGGGCGAGACCATAGCCAACGATGTGACCAACAACATATCTCGGGCCAAAGCAGAGCCTGAACCGCAAGCCAAAACTGTCGAAGAGACTGTCAATGCTCCAACGGAGGACTTTGACTTCTTTGCCACGTTGATGGCCACAAAAATGCAGGCACAGAAAATGATGGAACAGTCCAAAAACTTCTGGAAAACCACCAACACAGAACCAGCCCCATTAGAGCCGAAAGTAAAGGCTACCGACACTCCCCAACTAAGGGCCAAGGAGAACAGCGCCGAACCCAAGCCAGCCAGGCCCAAATCGGCTGATATGTCTAAGGCACAGGCTTCCTTGGAGGCAGCGAAGAACAGCTTCTGGTCCACATTCGCGACAGCTTCTCAAGAGCAGGAACAACCAGCCCCGCCAATGGAGAATCAAGAAGGGATGGATTTCTGGGGGAGTATAgacaagaaaaagaaaattgagTCGGGAGAAAAACAGTGgacaaaaaataagaaaactgTTACCTATACTCCCCTAAAGAAGGAGACGGCGACAAGAGTGGAGCACTGGACAACAACACTGCGGGCTCACGTGGAATCCATGCCATTGGCCCAAAAAGCTGAGGTTCATTTTGTGGTGGAAGAAAAGCCCATGGAAATCGAGAAGACAAaagagcaggaacagaacgAGGACTTCTCGGCTTCGGAAGATCAGTCAAGGGCCGCCTACAAAGAAGACTTGGAGAATGAACTTACATTTGAGGCTGAGATGGATAACTGGAATGGCCAACAGGATGAGCAGCAGGATGAGGAGGACGCGGACTTCTGGGCCGACAACAAGTCTACAGCGAGCAGCAACGAGGACGAGAAGGCCTCGGGACGCTTTGCTTACGATCCCACGAAATACCCCGAGGAGCCCCGAGAGGTGGACACTGACGAAGAAATTGATTTCTGGGCCGAGATCGAGGCGAAGAGGAAgccagacgacgacgatgatgtgACCTTCCACAGGTCGGCCACCTTCTGGGCCCGAAAAGAGCGTCAGAATTCTGTGGAGGAAACCCCATACAAGCCGGTGGAAATCAAAGCCTTCAGAGCCAAGCTGCCCGATGAGCCTGCCGTGGCAATCGATGTGTGGGCCACACTGGAGGCAGCACGTggcacagagccagagattGTCGATCCCGTTGTGGAGGAGGAAAAGGTTCTCGCCGAGCAATACGAGGAGCTGCACCACGACACTCCTGAGGAAGAGGAAAAGGAGGAAACACAGGACCAACCCGTGGACGAGGTGCCCGAGAGCAATCTCCATATGGTAGATACCATGTCGCTAGCCTCCATGCACGAGCCGGCCACAGTCTATACCTGGGCTGCACCGCTGGAGGAAAGCTATGAGGATGTTggggagcccgacttctgggcCGACATCGAAGAGGATCGCGCCAAGAAGGAGCAGGGCGAGGAAGTCGAGCAGAAGCGACACAACTACCGGAAGGCCATGGCCTTCTTCAACACATCCATCGATGGCCAGCAGTCGCCACCGCAGCCCAGTACCAGTCCAACACCCAATCGCCACAGCGTTATCCTGGAGGCTGAGGAGTCCCAAGACCTCGACCTGGGTCCACCGGGAGAATACGAGATTGTAGGCGAGGATGGGGCGATTATGGAGGAGCATAAGCCCCAGACCGCTGAGGCAGACGAAGAGGAGCGTGGAGCTCCCACTCCGACCAACTTTGAGCCACACCTTCCAGAGTTGTATGtcgagcccgagccagagaTGAAGCGCTTGGCCAATGGACTGCCCGACCTGGACGTGGATAAGTTCAGTGAGGCGCCCAAAATCTCAGTGCGCGACCGCATCAGCGCCTTTGAGGTTAGTTCCGATCAAGATGCACCCAGCTCCAAGGCATTGACCATTCAGTCGCTATCCGTGGACAGTGGTCATGGAAAGGGGACACTGtcccgcaacagcagcacgcAACGCTCCGAGTCGGAGATCGAGGAGGATGACTCGGGCGTCACGGATATGAATCGACAGCTGTCAGAGACGGACACCGAGTCCGAGAGCTTCCCGGAGCTGCGGAAGATGACCAGCTACCAGCGAGCCGCCACACATTCCAGACTCTTTAAGCTGCTGCAGGACGAGAATGACCTGCCCGAGGCAGCGGCCCAGGCTGATGAGTTCCAGCTGAAGCCCAGCCGGCGCAAGATCGTCCACAATGTGTCCATTACCCGGCGCCAGAATCCCAACGCACTGGGCGAGGCCGAGAGCATGACCCAGCGACGGGAGCGCCTCTCACTGCCGCTGCGCAAGAACACCAGCATCGATGCGGACAATCCCTCGACGCCCAACAGCCCGGCCTCCCCCATCATGGGGCCCTCGGCCAAGAACCAGCGCGTGGTCAGTGACAAGCTCGTCAACGAACTGGTCCAGAGCCTACTCCTCAAGAGCGACAGCACACATCTGCGCAATCTTCCCATGGAGCGGCTGCAGGCAGCCGCCAAGCGGGCCCTGGTCGAGGAGATGGACTCCGCCCAGGAGAACAGTTCGCTGGACAGCACGCCCGCACCCACGCCAAAGCAGGACAAGGAGTACGCCGACTACTACAACAGCTGGTGCGACGCCAGCGGCAGTGGCGAGGAGGTTGTACCCTCGAAGGCCTTCCGAGCACTCCAGGATCCGCGCCGCAGCCCCTGGACGGTGCGCTGTCCGCGGGTGCTCAGCTCAAAGACCATCAACCGCGATTTGGCCAGGGTCACGGAATCGCCAGAGATCGCCAGCGGTCGCGGCAGTAAGAGTCCAGAGTGCTTCCGTCAGCAATCCCAGTCCAGGGAACGGTCGGTCAGCAGTTGGCGCAGGGTCTAA